TCCTTCTATTCTTTCTTTCACTGGAAAAATCACAAAATCCCCAGTAGTTTTGACTTTGAATCTATTATCCAGTAAATTAAGCTCAAGAAGAGTTTTTCTCACGTTTTCTGCCTCTTTTTTTGGGACTTTTATTCCGAGCATTTTCATCACTAAAAGAATTTGCAATGGACTTAAAAGAATTTTGAGCGAAAAGTTTTTAAATAGATTTCAAGGTTACGATATTGGACGCCCCGGTGGTGTAGCCCGGTCAAACATGCGGGCCTTTCGAGCCCGCGCCCCGGGTTCAAATCCCGGCCGGGGCACCAAAATTCTTCTGTATTGTAATCAAACACATCTAGTTTTAGAATAAGTTAAGCTTTTAAACTATGACTTGGATAAATAATCCAGTGGGAACATGAAAAAGTTAATATTCCTATTGCTCTCATCCATTGTATTAATACTCTTGGGAATAGCTGTGGGTTCTGTTAGGATATCCTTTGGAGAAATTCTTTCATCATTCAGTTTGAAAACTTTGAAAATGGCATTTTCAAATCCAAATTCACTTCGAGGCAATACTTACATTGTGCTTCAAATACGACTGCCAAGGGTTTTATTGGCGTATTTTGTTGGAGTAAGCTTGGCATCTGCTGGTACGGCTTCTCAAGCTCTCTTTAAAAATCCGCTCGCAGATCCATATATTATTGGGATAAGTGGAGGTGCTGCAGTAGGGGCTTCAATAGCAGCCCTTTATTTTCCTCCTTATATGAGTTTTTTTGCTTTGCTTGGTGCCCTATTAGCAGTTTTCACGGTCTACAGGATCGCGAAGGTAAATGGACATATTCCAGTTGATACGTTGCTTTTAGCTGGAATCGCACTTGGATTTTTCACAAGTGCTTTGACCTCTTATCTTCTTTATGTCGGGAGAGAGAGTATCCATAATGTTATTTTCTGGCTCATGGGAACTTTCAATGGAGCGATGTGGAAGGAAGTGAGAGTGGTTATGCTCTCATCAGTTTTAGGAACATTGTTCCTATTTCTAAGCTGGAAAGAATTAAATTTGCTTCTTTTGGGAGAGGAGAGTATTTCAATGGGGTTGGATATCAATTTGTATCGGAAACTTATTATAGGTGTTATATCGCTCCTCACTTCTTTTGCTGTAGCAACCAGTGGGATAATAGGTTTCGTGGGTCTAATAAGTCCTCATGCCATGAGATTGGTATTTGGGCCTAACCATAAGAGATTACTTCCAGCTTCTGCACTTTTTGGAGGTAGCTTAATGGTCTTCGCTGACCTTATTGCAAGAAGTTTACTCAGTCCTACTGAAGTGCCAGTAGGAATAATAACTGCCCTTTTTGGTGCTCCGTTTTTTATCTACCTTTTGATGAAGAAGAAGAGGGGTGAGCTCCTTGGTTAAGCTTGAAGTTAAAATATCTTTTTCCTATGGGGAAAAGGAGGTTCTTAAGGATGTTTTCTTCTCAACTAAAAGGGGAAAACTTCTGGCTATTGTAGGCCCTAATGGGGCTGGAAAATCAACCCTTCTCAAGTGTTTGGTTGGAATTTTAAAGCCTCGAGGTTATGCAAAATTGGATGGTATAGATCTTTTAAGCTTAAAACCGAAAGAGAGAGCTTACTATATCTCTTACGTTCCTCAAACGTCCTATCCAGAATTTGCTTTCACTGTTGAAGAGTTTGTTGAACTTGGAACTTATGCCACCGGAGGAAGTGTGGAAGATGCCCTAAAACGAGTTGGGATGGGAGATAGGAGCCATGAATTGGTAACAAAGTTGAGTGGTGGAGAATATCAGCTAATTTTAACAGCAAGGGCACTAGCACAAGGAAGCGAAGTTATGTTGCTTGATGAACCCACATCTCATTTGGACATTAATCATGCCCTTCAGGTAATGAACCTCTTAAAAGAACTGAAAGAGGAGAAAATTGTTATAGCTGTTATGCATGATCTGAATCTTGCTTTGAATTATGCGGATACTCTTTTAATTCTCAATAATGGGAAAGTGCATTGGATGGGCAGTCCATCAGAGCTCATTCCAGAAACTCTGGAAGAGGTTTACCATGTGAAAGCAAGGATAAAAGATGTTGAAGGCCTGAGGCTTGTCACAGCATTTTAATGTTTCCTTTTCCAAAAACCTAATATAAGAGATCATCAATATTCACTGAGGGTGATACTAGGCTATGGAAAAAAGATATCTTAGCCTGATTTTTATTCTGCTAATACTTAGCGTAACTTTCGCTGGATGCATAACTCAAACAAATACTAAAACAGAAACTCTCGTTATTCCGGAAGGAAACTACACAACTATTTATCTTAACGAGAAAGGCACCTCTCAATGTCCAGCTTCCAAAGTGCCTGTGACCTTCACATACACGCCACCGAAGAATGAATCTATAGACTCGGTAAGTCTCCGGGGAAGCTTTAATGACTGGGCGGAATGGCCAATGCAAAAGGAAAATGGAGCATGGAGCATAACAGTCTGTCTTGAACCGGGAAGATACGAATATAAGTTTTTCATCAATGGAGAGTGGGTTAAAGATATGTCTTCTGACAAGTATGGTAATCCAGTGGATCCAGAAGCTGACGAGTACGTGGATGATGGATTCGGCGGGAAGAATGCTGTAAGGATTGTTGAAGGCAACATGGGGTTTGTCCTAGAACATAATCCTAGAGATCCTGCTTATCTCTGTGTAGCAGATAATAGAACAGTTGTGAGGTTTAAAACTAGACCAGGTCAAGTGCAGTCAGCAGTACTAGTTACAAACTTGGGGGAATACAACATGTCGCTCCAACTGTGGTGGGGTTCAGGAGAGATGTGGAGGGTAGAACTTCCATTTGTTGAGCCGATTGAGTACTATATTAAGCTCACAACCCCTGATAATGAAGAATTCCTTGTACTGAATACTTCAACAGATGCATTTTTCTCTTTTGATGGCAATAACAGCTTTCCCCAAGTAGAGTGGGTAAGTAAAGGAGTAGGGTATCAGATCTTTCCGGAGAGATTTAACAATGGAGATCCAAGTAATGATGCATTAGCGTTACAAACAGACGAGTTTTGGTTTAATGAACTCATAGAGGATAGACCAATTCTTTCCAATTGGAGTGACCCAATAACACCCCTCCACTGTTGCCATCAGTACTTTGGTGGGGATATTAGAGGGATAATTGAGAAGCTTGATTATCTTCAAGAGCTTGGAGTAACTTTCATTTATCTCAACCCGATTTTCCTTGCTGGAAGTGCACATGGATATGACATTTATGATTACTATCGTGTTGACCCACAATTTGGAACGGATGAAGATCTTAAACTTCTCCTTGAAGAGGCTCATAAGCGGGGCATTAGGGTTATTTTTGACTTTGTGCCTAACCACAGTGGAATTGGCCATTGGGCATTTCTCGATGTAGCATCAAGGGGGAAGGAAAGTCCTTACTGGAACTGGTATTTTGTCCAAAAATGGCCATTTAAACTGGGTGATGGTAAAGCTTACATAGGCTGGTGGGGTATTGGGAGCCTTCCAAAGCTTAATACGATGAATCCGGAAGTTAAAGAATACCTTATAGGCGCAGCTCTTTATTGGCTTGATTTTGGGTTCGATGGCATCAGAGTTGATGTTCCAAATGAGCTTATAAATGCAGATGAATTCTTTTCAGAGCTCAGGCAAAGGGTTAAGGAAAAACATCCTGAGGCATATATTGTGGGAGAGATCTGGCAGCTTTCACCTAAGTGGGTTCAGGGGGATAAGTTTGACTCTCTGATGAACTACGCTCTTGGAAGAGATATTTTGCTCAATTATGCATTGGGCACATGGAATGGGGAAAGAACTCTTGAACTGCTTGGAAGATATTTTGCCAGCTATGGTGAAAATGTTGCAGCTATGGGCTTCAACCTGATTAGTTCCCATGATACGTCAAGACTCTTAACCGATCTGGGTGGAGGAAGATTTGGGGAAAATCCAAAGCCAGAGGCAATAGAAAGACTTAAAATGC
This genomic stretch from Thermococcus sp. EP1 harbors:
- a CDS encoding iron ABC transporter permease is translated as MKKLIFLLLSSIVLILLGIAVGSVRISFGEILSSFSLKTLKMAFSNPNSLRGNTYIVLQIRLPRVLLAYFVGVSLASAGTASQALFKNPLADPYIIGISGGAAVGASIAALYFPPYMSFFALLGALLAVFTVYRIAKVNGHIPVDTLLLAGIALGFFTSALTSYLLYVGRESIHNVIFWLMGTFNGAMWKEVRVVMLSSVLGTLFLFLSWKELNLLLLGEESISMGLDINLYRKLIIGVISLLTSFAVATSGIIGFVGLISPHAMRLVFGPNHKRLLPASALFGGSLMVFADLIARSLLSPTEVPVGIITALFGAPFFIYLLMKKKRGELLG
- a CDS encoding ABC transporter ATP-binding protein — encoded protein: MVKLEVKISFSYGEKEVLKDVFFSTKRGKLLAIVGPNGAGKSTLLKCLVGILKPRGYAKLDGIDLLSLKPKERAYYISYVPQTSYPEFAFTVEEFVELGTYATGGSVEDALKRVGMGDRSHELVTKLSGGEYQLILTARALAQGSEVMLLDEPTSHLDINHALQVMNLLKELKEEKIVIAVMHDLNLALNYADTLLILNNGKVHWMGSPSELIPETLEEVYHVKARIKDVEGLRLVTAF
- a CDS encoding alpha-amylase family glycosyl hydrolase, whose amino-acid sequence is MEKRYLSLIFILLILSVTFAGCITQTNTKTETLVIPEGNYTTIYLNEKGTSQCPASKVPVTFTYTPPKNESIDSVSLRGSFNDWAEWPMQKENGAWSITVCLEPGRYEYKFFINGEWVKDMSSDKYGNPVDPEADEYVDDGFGGKNAVRIVEGNMGFVLEHNPRDPAYLCVADNRTVVRFKTRPGQVQSAVLVTNLGEYNMSLQLWWGSGEMWRVELPFVEPIEYYIKLTTPDNEEFLVLNTSTDAFFSFDGNNSFPQVEWVSKGVGYQIFPERFNNGDPSNDALALQTDEFWFNELIEDRPILSNWSDPITPLHCCHQYFGGDIRGIIEKLDYLQELGVTFIYLNPIFLAGSAHGYDIYDYYRVDPQFGTDEDLKLLLEEAHKRGIRVIFDFVPNHSGIGHWAFLDVASRGKESPYWNWYFVQKWPFKLGDGKAYIGWWGIGSLPKLNTMNPEVKEYLIGAALYWLDFGFDGIRVDVPNELINADEFFSELRQRVKEKHPEAYIVGEIWQLSPKWVQGDKFDSLMNYALGRDILLNYALGTWNGERTLELLGRYFASYGENVAAMGFNLISSHDTSRLLTDLGGGRFGENPKPEAIERLKMLSTLLYSLPGAPVTFQGDERGILGEKEYYDAHRYPIQWDKVNEEVLTHYKGLGMLRKRIPALTSSAIKLYTAKDGVIAFFRGHENEVLVLANNGKTSTSIALPPGKWKLVWPAEEGIFEGEIEVPPVMTLVLERE